Proteins from one Pseudomonas sp. KBS0710 genomic window:
- a CDS encoding alpha/beta hydrolase yields MRILGILCLLLTLNGCSSLLFYPEPGLPFTPEKAHLQYRDVTLTTADGVKLHAWWLPAKPGVPLKGTVLHLHGNGGNLAWHLGGSWWLPEQGYQVLLLDYRGYGLSEGKPSLPAVYQDIDAAFGWVDKAPETQGQPLIVLGQSLGGALAVHYLAAHPQRQAQLKALVLDGVPASYRDVGQFALSTSWLTWPFQVPLSWLVPDADSAINAMPQLTGVPKLLFHSLDDPIVPVANGIRLYQAAPPPRVLQLTRGGHVQTFADKTWQTVMLRYLDDPQHFNGLRRLGEIPNYPIPKVDSSESPQ; encoded by the coding sequence ATGAGAATCCTCGGCATTCTTTGCCTGCTACTCACTTTAAACGGCTGCAGCTCACTGCTGTTCTATCCCGAACCCGGCCTGCCGTTCACGCCGGAAAAAGCCCACCTGCAATACCGCGACGTCACCCTGACCACCGCCGACGGTGTAAAGCTGCATGCCTGGTGGTTGCCGGCCAAACCCGGTGTACCGCTCAAAGGTACGGTGCTGCACCTGCACGGCAATGGCGGCAACCTGGCCTGGCACCTGGGCGGCAGTTGGTGGTTACCGGAGCAGGGCTATCAAGTGCTGCTGCTGGACTATCGCGGTTATGGCCTGTCTGAAGGCAAGCCGTCTTTGCCGGCGGTGTATCAGGACATCGATGCGGCATTCGGCTGGGTCGACAAGGCCCCTGAAACCCAGGGCCAGCCGCTGATCGTGTTGGGCCAGAGCCTGGGCGGTGCGCTGGCGGTGCATTACTTGGCGGCACACCCGCAGCGTCAAGCCCAGCTCAAGGCCCTGGTCCTGGACGGTGTGCCTGCCAGTTATCGTGACGTAGGACAATTCGCCCTCAGCACGTCCTGGTTAACATGGCCGTTTCAGGTGCCGCTGTCGTGGTTGGTGCCCGACGCCGACAGTGCGATCAATGCCATGCCCCAGCTCACCGGCGTGCCCAAGCTGCTGTTCCACAGCCTGGATGACCCGATTGTGCCGGTGGCCAACGGTATTCGCCTGTACCAGGCTGCGCCGCCACCGAGGGTGTTGCAGTTGACCCGTGGCGGCCATGTGCAGACCTTTGCCGACAAGACCTGGCAAACCGTGATGCTGCGCTATCTGGACGACCCGCAGCACTTCAACGGCCTGCGCCGCCTGGGCGAGATCCCGAATTACCCTATTCCTAAAGTTGATTCATCAGAGAGCCCGCAATGA
- a CDS encoding flavohemoglobin expression-modulating QEGLA motif protein, translated as MDDYQQTIRTLSDRIVLAQTPIRVLDAVKWDENIRQGFLKAKGKAMPAVDRDYYLGRPLSFDSSAVKLEFQNIERDITRRLGQFSPVGQIMRRMCREYRMVVRMLEARGTEDFGLISQELYGAASDAFHAGDPTLADLGLMMSDYLNQIDGRGDLKDEAKTLTAKHAVALLQTRLNKVFGEAEETIRVFESDGIVADAAAGADYIKIRADAMFNERDVRALEVHEGLVHVGTTLNGQNQPICTFLSKGPPSSTVTQEGLAILMEIITFASYPSRLRKLTNRTRAIHMVEEGADFLQVFEFFREQGFEMAESYGNASRVFRGSTPTGLPFTKDLSYLKGFIMVYNYIQLAVRKGKLEQVPLLFCGKTTLEDMRTLRQLVDEGLVVPPKYLPEQFRDMNALAAWMCFSNFLNHLSLDRIEADYSNIL; from the coding sequence GTGGACGATTACCAGCAGACGATACGCACCTTGTCCGATCGCATTGTGCTGGCGCAAACACCGATTCGCGTCCTCGACGCCGTGAAGTGGGACGAGAATATTCGCCAGGGCTTTCTCAAGGCCAAGGGCAAGGCCATGCCGGCCGTGGACCGCGATTACTACCTGGGGCGGCCGCTGTCATTCGACTCCAGCGCGGTGAAGCTGGAGTTCCAGAACATCGAGCGCGACATCACCCGACGTCTCGGCCAGTTCAGCCCGGTGGGGCAAATCATGCGTCGCATGTGCCGCGAGTACCGCATGGTGGTGCGCATGCTCGAAGCGCGTGGCACCGAGGATTTCGGCCTGATTTCCCAGGAGCTCTATGGCGCCGCCTCGGACGCGTTTCACGCCGGTGACCCGACGCTGGCCGACCTGGGCCTGATGATGTCCGACTACCTGAACCAGATCGACGGCCGTGGCGACCTCAAGGACGAAGCCAAGACGCTCACGGCCAAGCATGCGGTGGCCTTGCTGCAAACCCGCTTGAACAAGGTGTTCGGTGAGGCCGAAGAGACCATCCGCGTGTTCGAGTCCGACGGTATCGTCGCCGATGCGGCGGCCGGCGCCGACTACATCAAGATCCGCGCCGACGCAATGTTCAACGAGCGTGATGTGCGCGCGCTGGAAGTGCACGAAGGCCTGGTGCACGTCGGCACCACGCTCAATGGCCAGAACCAGCCGATCTGCACGTTCCTGTCCAAAGGGCCGCCCTCGTCAACGGTGACCCAGGAAGGCCTGGCGATTCTGATGGAGATCATCACCTTTGCCTCGTACCCCAGCCGCCTGCGCAAACTGACCAACCGCACCCGCGCCATCCATATGGTCGAGGAGGGCGCCGACTTCCTGCAGGTGTTCGAGTTCTTCCGCGAGCAAGGCTTTGAGATGGCCGAAAGCTACGGCAACGCCAGCCGGGTGTTCCGCGGTTCGACGCCGACGGGGCTGCCGTTTACCAAGGATCTGTCCTACCTCAAGGGCTTTATCATGGTCTACAACTACATCCAGCTGGCGGTGCGCAAAGGCAAGCTGGAACAAGTGCCGCTGCTGTTCTGCGGCAAGACCACCCTGGAAGACATGCGCACCTTGCGCCAACTGGTCGACGAAGGCCTGGTGGTGCCACCCAAGTACCTGCCCGAGCAGTTTCGCGACATGAACGCGCTGGCGGCGTGGATGTGCTTCTCCAACTTTCTCAACCACCTGAGCCTGGACCGGATCGAGGCGGATTACTCCAACATCCTTTAG
- a CDS encoding TetR/AcrR family transcriptional regulator, translating into MNRVMAQEGAAGIAAAVAESVQYQGRKASRRGSEQRRQDILDAAMRIVVRDGVRGVRHRAVAAEAGVPLSATTYYFKDIDDLLTDTFAQYVERSAAFMGKLWVRNEGLLREMVAYGDGSPQSRSQLADDIARLTADYVMRQLTNRREHLMAEQAFRQEALLNPRLAELVRSHQQILLQGTGQFFQVLGSREPQQDARVLTAIIGRMEYQGLLGGPEPLTGDEMLEILKRYMHLVLASV; encoded by the coding sequence GTGAACCGCGTAATGGCTCAAGAAGGCGCCGCCGGCATTGCTGCTGCCGTGGCTGAAAGTGTCCAGTACCAGGGCCGCAAGGCCAGCCGCCGAGGCAGCGAGCAACGCCGGCAAGACATTCTCGATGCGGCCATGCGCATCGTCGTGCGTGATGGTGTACGTGGTGTGCGCCATCGCGCGGTGGCAGCAGAAGCCGGTGTGCCGTTGTCGGCCACCACCTATTACTTCAAGGACATCGATGACCTGCTCACCGATACCTTCGCCCAATACGTGGAGCGCAGCGCTGCCTTCATGGGCAAGCTGTGGGTGCGTAACGAAGGCCTGTTGCGCGAGATGGTCGCCTATGGCGATGGCAGCCCGCAGTCACGCTCACAACTGGCCGATGACATTGCGCGGCTGACCGCCGACTATGTGATGCGCCAACTGACCAACCGCCGCGAACACTTGATGGCCGAACAGGCCTTTCGCCAGGAAGCCTTGCTCAACCCGCGCCTGGCTGAGCTGGTGCGCTCGCACCAGCAGATTCTGTTGCAGGGCACCGGGCAGTTTTTCCAGGTATTGGGCTCCCGCGAGCCGCAACAGGATGCCAGAGTGTTGACGGCGATAATCGGTCGGATGGAATATCAGGGCCTGCTTGGCGGCCCTGAGCCTCTGACGGGTGACGAGATGCTTGAGATTCTCAAGCGTTACATGCATTTGGTGCTGGCCTCGGTCTAG
- the lysS gene encoding lysine--tRNA ligase, with product MSDQQLDPQALQQEENSLIALRKEKLAAERAKGNAFPNDFRRDNYCDALQKQYADKTKEELAEAAIPVKVAGRIMLNRGSFMVIQDMTGRIQVYVNRKTLPEETLASVKTWDMGDIIAAEGTLARSGKGDLYVEMTSVRLLTKSLRPLPDKHHGLTDTEQRYRQRYVDLIVNEDVRQTFRVRSQVIAHIRSFLMARDFLEVETPMLQTIPGGAAAKPFETHHNALDLEMFLRIAPELYLKRLVVGGFEKVFEINRNFRNEGVSTRHNPEFTMLEFYQAYADYEDNMDLTEELFRELAQLVLGSTDVPYGDKVFHFGEPFVRLSVFDSILKYNPELTADDLTDIDKARAIAKKAGAKVLGFEGLGKLQVMIFEELVEHKLEQPHFITQYPFEVSPLARRNDDNPNVTDRFELFIGGREIANAYSELNDAEDQAERFMAQVADKDAGDDEAMHYDADFVRALEYGMPPTAGEGIGIDRLVMLLTNSPSIRDVILFPHMRPQA from the coding sequence ATGAGCGACCAACAACTCGACCCGCAAGCCCTGCAACAGGAAGAAAACTCCCTGATCGCCCTGCGCAAGGAAAAGCTTGCTGCCGAGCGCGCCAAGGGCAATGCCTTCCCGAACGACTTCCGCCGTGACAACTACTGCGATGCCTTGCAGAAACAGTACGCGGACAAGACCAAGGAAGAGCTGGCAGAGGCTGCAATCCCGGTCAAGGTAGCGGGTCGCATCATGCTCAACCGTGGCTCGTTCATGGTGATCCAGGACATGACCGGTCGCATTCAGGTGTACGTCAACCGTAAAACCCTGCCTGAAGAAACCCTGGCCTCGGTGAAAACCTGGGACATGGGCGACATCATTGCAGCCGAAGGCACCCTGGCGCGTTCCGGCAAGGGCGACCTGTACGTTGAAATGACCAGCGTGCGCCTGCTGACCAAGTCGCTGCGCCCGCTGCCGGACAAGCACCACGGCCTGACCGACACCGAGCAACGCTATCGCCAGCGCTACGTTGACCTGATCGTCAACGAAGACGTGCGCCAGACCTTCCGTGTGCGTTCGCAAGTGATTGCGCACATCCGCAGCTTCCTGATGGCGCGTGACTTCCTCGAAGTGGAAACGCCGATGCTGCAAACCATCCCTGGTGGTGCCGCAGCCAAGCCGTTCGAAACCCACCACAACGCGCTGGACCTGGAAATGTTCCTGCGTATCGCGCCGGAGCTGTACCTAAAGCGTCTGGTGGTTGGCGGCTTCGAGAAGGTGTTCGAGATCAACCGCAACTTCCGTAACGAAGGTGTCTCGACCCGTCACAACCCGGAATTCACCATGTTGGAGTTCTACCAGGCTTACGCCGACTACGAAGACAACATGGACCTCACCGAAGAACTGTTCCGCGAATTGGCGCAGTTGGTGCTGGGCAGCACCGACGTGCCTTACGGCGACAAGGTGTTCCACTTCGGCGAGCCGTTCGTGCGTCTGTCGGTGTTCGACTCGATCCTCAAGTACAACCCTGAGTTGACCGCTGACGACCTGACCGACATCGACAAGGCCCGCGCCATCGCCAAGAAAGCTGGCGCCAAGGTGCTGGGCTTCGAAGGCCTGGGCAAATTGCAGGTGATGATTTTCGAAGAACTGGTGGAGCACAAGCTGGAACAGCCGCACTTCATTACCCAGTACCCGTTCGAAGTGTCGCCGCTGGCCCGTCGCAACGATGACAACCCGAACGTCACCGACCGTTTCGAGCTGTTCATCGGCGGCCGCGAAATCGCCAACGCCTACTCCGAGCTTAACGACGCAGAAGACCAGGCCGAGCGCTTCATGGCCCAGGTGGCCGACAAGGACGCTGGCGACGACGAGGCGATGCACTACGACGCCGACTTTGTTCGCGCCCTGGAATACGGCATGCCGCCAACCGCCGGTGAAGGTATCGGCATCGACCGGTTGGTGATGTTGTTGACCAACTCGCCGTCGATCCGCGATGTGATCTTGTTCCCGCACATGCGGCCACAAGCGTAA
- the prfB gene encoding peptide chain release factor 2 (programmed frameshift) — protein sequence MEINPILNTIKDLSERSETIRGYLDYDQKHERLTEVNRELEDPAVWNKPEYAQELGRERAALAQIVDTLDELNTGLGDCRDLLDMAVEENDEGAVGDVVAELARLEENLAKLEFRRMFSHEMDPNNAYLDIQAGSGGTEAQDWANILLRMYLRWADKRGFDATIMELSAGEVAGIKGATVHIKGEYAFGWLRTEIGVHRLVRKSPFDSGNRRHTSFSAVFVSPEIDDKVEIEINPADLRIDTYRSSGAGGQHVNTTDSAVRITHVPTNTVVSCQNERSQHANKDTAMKMLRAKLYEQEMQKRNAASQALEDTKSDIGWGHQIRSYVLDASRIKDLRTNIERSDCDKVLDGDIDEYLEASLKSGL from the exons ATGGAAATCAACCCGATCCTTAACACCATCAAGGACCTGTCCGAGCGCTCCGAAACTATTAGGGGGTATCTT GACTACGATCAAAAGCATGAGCGTCTGACCGAAGTCAATCGCGAGCTTGAAGATCCGGCTGTCTGGAACAAACCTGAATACGCCCAAGAGCTGGGCCGCGAGCGTGCTGCGCTGGCGCAGATCGTCGACACCCTCGACGAACTGAACACCGGTCTGGGCGATTGCCGCGACCTGCTGGACATGGCCGTTGAAGAAAACGACGAAGGCGCAGTGGGCGATGTCGTCGCCGAGCTGGCCCGTCTCGAGGAAAACCTCGCCAAGCTTGAATTCCGCCGCATGTTCAGCCACGAAATGGACCCGAACAACGCCTACCTGGACATCCAGGCCGGTTCTGGTGGCACCGAGGCCCAGGATTGGGCCAACATCCTGCTGCGCATGTACCTGCGCTGGGCGGATAAACGCGGTTTCGACGCCACCATCATGGAACTGTCGGCCGGTGAAGTCGCTGGCATCAAGGGCGCGACCGTACACATCAAGGGCGAATACGCCTTTGGCTGGTTGCGCACCGAGATCGGCGTACACCGCCTGGTGCGCAAGAGCCCGTTTGACTCCGGCAACCGTCGCCACACCTCGTTCTCCGCGGTTTTCGTCTCGCCAGAGATCGACGACAAGGTGGAAATCGAGATCAACCCGGCCGACCTGCGCATCGACACTTACCGCTCCTCCGGTGCCGGTGGCCAGCACGTAAACACCACCGACTCGGCCGTACGTATTACCCACGTACCGACCAACACCGTGGTCAGCTGCCAGAACGAACGTTCCCAGCACGCCAACAAGGACACCGCCATGAAAATGCTGCGGGCCAAGTTGTACGAGCAGGAAATGCAGAAGCGCAACGCGGCGTCCCAGGCGCTGGAAGACACCAAGTCGGATATCGGCTGGGGCCACCAGATCCGTTCGTATGTGCTGGATGCGTCGCGGATCAAGGATCTGCGCACTAACATCGAACGCAGCGACTGCGACAAGGTGCTCGACGGCGATATCGACGAATACCTGGAAGCCAGCCTGAAATCCGGCCTGTAA
- a CDS encoding PleD family two-component system response regulator: protein MNDLQIDDIKTDENAAMVLLVDDQAMIGEAVRRGLAHEENIDFHFCADPHQAIAQAIRIKPTVILQDLVMPGLDGLTLVREYRNHPATANIPIIVLSTKEDPLIKSAAFSAGANDYLVKLPDNIELVARIRYHSRSYMTLLQRDAAYRALRVSQQQLLDTNLVLQRLMNSDGLTGLSNRRHFDEYLELEWRRAMRDQTQLSLLMIDVDFFKTYNDSFGHVEGDEALRKVAASIRDASSRPSDLPARYGGEEFALVLPNTSPGGARLVAEKLRMAVAGLKIPHIAPAEGSSLTISIGLSTMTPVQGTDCRQLIMAADKGLYTAKHNGRNQVGIE, encoded by the coding sequence ATGAATGATTTACAGATCGACGACATCAAGACCGACGAAAACGCTGCCATGGTGTTGCTGGTCGACGACCAGGCCATGATCGGCGAAGCCGTGCGACGTGGCCTGGCCCACGAAGAAAACATCGACTTTCACTTTTGCGCCGACCCGCATCAGGCGATTGCCCAGGCGATCCGCATCAAGCCGACGGTGATCCTGCAAGACCTGGTGATGCCCGGCCTTGATGGCCTGACACTGGTGCGCGAATACCGCAACCACCCGGCCACGGCGAATATCCCGATCATCGTGCTTTCCACCAAGGAAGACCCGCTGATCAAGAGCGCGGCGTTTTCGGCCGGGGCCAATGATTACCTGGTCAAGCTGCCGGATAACATCGAGCTGGTGGCACGCATTCGTTATCACTCGCGCTCGTATATGACGCTGTTGCAGCGTGATGCGGCGTACCGCGCGCTGCGCGTGAGCCAGCAGCAGTTGCTGGACACCAATTTGGTGCTGCAACGGTTGATGAACTCCGATGGCCTCACCGGGCTGTCCAACCGCCGCCACTTTGACGAATACCTGGAACTGGAATGGCGCCGTGCCATGCGTGACCAGACCCAGCTGTCGTTGTTGATGATCGACGTGGACTTCTTCAAGACCTACAACGACAGCTTTGGCCACGTGGAAGGTGATGAAGCTCTGCGCAAAGTCGCCGCGAGCATCCGTGATGCCAGCAGCCGACCTTCGGACTTGCCGGCGCGGTACGGCGGTGAAGAGTTTGCGTTGGTGCTGCCGAACACCTCGCCAGGCGGTGCGCGCCTGGTGGCCGAGAAACTGCGCATGGCCGTTGCCGGGCTGAAGATCCCGCACATTGCCCCGGCAGAAGGGTCGAGCCTGACTATCAGTATTGGCCTTTCGACCATGACGCCGGTGCAGGGCACGGATTGCCGGCAGCTGATCATGGCGGCGGACAAGGGGCTGTATACGGCCAAGCATAATGGGCGTAATCAGGTCGGTATCGAGTAG
- a CDS encoding chemotaxis response regulator protein-glutamate methylesterase, with product MRIAIVNDMPLAVEALRRALSLEPAHEVVWVANNGLEAVQRCAELTPDLILMDLIMPVMDGVEATRQIMAETPCAILLVTVDRQANMSRVFEAMGHGALDVVDTPALGVGNPKDAAAPLLRKILNIGWLIGQRGSRVRAETAPARTTGKRQSLVAIGSSAGGPAALEILLKGLPRDFPAAIVLVQHVDQVFAAGMAEWLSSASGLPVRLAREGEPPQSGVVLLAGTNHHIRLLKNGTLAYTAEPVNEIYRPSIDVFFESVASHWNGDAVGVLLTGMGRDGAQGLKILREQGYLTIAQDQQSCAVYGMPKAAAAIDAAVEIRPLDRIAPRLLEVFAK from the coding sequence ATGAGGATTGCGATCGTCAATGACATGCCCCTGGCGGTAGAGGCGCTGCGCCGTGCCTTGAGTCTCGAGCCCGCGCACGAGGTTGTGTGGGTGGCCAACAATGGCCTGGAAGCCGTACAGCGCTGCGCCGAACTGACCCCGGACCTGATCCTGATGGACCTGATCATGCCGGTGATGGACGGCGTGGAGGCCACGCGGCAGATCATGGCCGAGACCCCGTGCGCGATTTTACTGGTGACCGTCGACCGCCAGGCCAACATGAGCCGCGTGTTCGAAGCCATGGGCCATGGCGCCCTGGATGTGGTGGACACCCCGGCGCTGGGGGTGGGCAACCCCAAGGATGCGGCGGCGCCGTTGCTGCGCAAGATCCTCAATATTGGCTGGTTGATCGGCCAGCGTGGCAGCCGTGTACGCGCCGAAACCGCGCCGGCACGCACCACCGGCAAACGTCAGAGCCTGGTGGCGATTGGTTCTTCGGCGGGCGGCCCGGCCGCCCTGGAAATCCTGCTCAAGGGCTTGCCCCGCGACTTTCCCGCCGCCATTGTGCTGGTGCAGCATGTGGACCAGGTATTTGCCGCCGGCATGGCCGAGTGGCTGAGCAGCGCCTCCGGCTTGCCGGTGCGTCTGGCGCGGGAGGGCGAGCCGCCACAAAGCGGTGTGGTGCTGCTGGCCGGTACCAACCACCACATTCGCCTGTTGAAAAATGGCACGCTAGCCTATACCGCGGAGCCTGTGAACGAGATTTACCGGCCGTCCATCGACGTGTTTTTCGAGAGCGTCGCCAGCCACTGGAATGGGGATGCCGTCGGCGTGCTGCTGACCGGTATGGGGCGCGACGGGGCCCAGGGCCTCAAGATATTGCGTGAACAAGGCTATTTGACCATCGCCCAGGATCAGCAGAGCTGTGCGGTGTATGGCATGCCCAAAGCGGCGGCGGCCATTGATGCTGCTGTTGAAATTCGCCCACTGGACAGAATTGCGCCCCGATTGCTGGAGGTATTTGCAAAATGA
- a CDS encoding hybrid sensor histidine kinase/response regulator: MTPDQMRDASLLELFSLEADAQTQVLSAGLLALERNPTQADQLEACMRAAHSLKGAARIVGVDAGVSVAHVMEDCLVSAQENRLYLQPEHIDALLQGTDLLMRIATPGNNVGPADIEGYVALMERLLDPSQPIVQATPAAAATPEPAPAPVIDPLPPEPEPALPVSPDLPRQNKRMTEGGERVLRVTAERLNSLLDLSSKSLVETQRLKPYLVSMQRLKRIQSNSARALDTLDGQLKAMDLSLEAQEALADTRRLLSEAQALLAEKTAELDEFGWQAGQRAQVLYDTALACRMRPFADVLAGQVRMVRDLGRSLGKQVRLEIEGEKTQVDRDVLEKLEAPLTHLLRNAVDHGIEMPEQRILAGKPAEGVIRLRASHQAGLLVLELSDDGNGVDLERLRGTIVDRHLSPLETALRLSEEELLTFLFLPGFSLRDKVTEVSGRGVGLDAVQHMVRQLRGAVVLEQVAGQGSRFYLEVPLTLSVVRSLVVEVGEEAYAFPLAHIERMCDLAPEDIVQLEGRQHFWHEGRHVGLVAASQLLQRPPGQSNDETLKVVVIRERDAVYGIAVERFIGERTLVVLPLDDRLGKVQDISAGALLDDGSVVLIVDVEDMLRSVDKLLNTGRLERIARRSQQATEAPRKRVLVVDDSLTVRELQRKLLLNRGYEVAVAVDGMDGWNALRSEDFDLLITDIDMPRMDGIELVTLLRRDSRLQSLPVMVVSYKDREEDRRRGLDAGADYYLAKASFHDDALLDAVMELIGGARA, translated from the coding sequence ATGACCCCCGACCAGATGCGCGATGCCTCGCTGCTGGAACTGTTCAGCCTGGAGGCCGATGCGCAGACCCAGGTATTGAGCGCGGGCCTGCTGGCCCTGGAACGCAACCCGACCCAGGCCGACCAGCTTGAGGCGTGCATGCGCGCCGCGCACTCGCTCAAGGGCGCAGCGCGGATTGTCGGCGTGGACGCCGGCGTCAGCGTTGCCCACGTGATGGAGGATTGCCTGGTCAGCGCCCAGGAAAACCGCCTGTATCTGCAACCCGAGCATATCGACGCCTTGCTGCAGGGCACCGACCTGCTGATGCGCATCGCCACGCCGGGCAATAACGTAGGCCCGGCGGATATCGAAGGGTATGTGGCGCTGATGGAACGCCTGTTGGATCCGTCGCAGCCGATCGTCCAGGCCACGCCGGCCGCCGCCGCCACTCCGGAACCTGCGCCTGCGCCGGTGATTGACCCGTTGCCGCCGGAGCCTGAGCCCGCGCTGCCTGTCAGCCCTGACCTGCCGCGCCAGAACAAGCGCATGACCGAAGGCGGCGAGCGCGTACTGCGCGTCACCGCCGAGCGCTTGAACAGCCTGCTCGACTTGTCGAGTAAATCCTTGGTAGAGACTCAACGGCTCAAGCCTTACCTGGTGAGCATGCAGCGCCTCAAGCGCATTCAAAGCAATAGCGCGCGGGCCTTGGACACGCTGGATGGCCAACTCAAGGCCATGGACTTGAGCCTCGAAGCCCAGGAAGCCCTGGCCGACACGCGCCGCCTGTTGAGTGAAGCCCAGGCGCTGCTGGCGGAAAAAACCGCCGAGCTGGATGAGTTCGGCTGGCAGGCCGGGCAGCGTGCCCAAGTGCTTTATGACACAGCGCTGGCCTGCCGCATGCGGCCGTTTGCCGATGTGCTCGCCGGCCAGGTGCGCATGGTGCGCGACCTTGGCCGCAGCCTCGGCAAGCAGGTGCGCCTGGAGATCGAGGGTGAAAAGACCCAGGTCGACCGTGACGTGCTGGAAAAACTCGAAGCACCGCTTACGCATTTGTTGCGCAATGCCGTCGACCACGGCATTGAAATGCCCGAGCAGCGGATATTGGCGGGTAAACCCGCCGAAGGCGTGATCCGCCTGCGCGCCTCCCACCAGGCCGGTTTGCTGGTGCTGGAGTTAAGCGACGACGGCAATGGTGTCGACCTGGAGCGCCTGCGCGGCACCATCGTCGACCGGCACCTGTCACCGCTGGAAACCGCCCTGCGCCTGAGTGAAGAAGAACTGCTGACGTTCCTGTTCCTGCCGGGTTTCAGCCTGCGCGACAAGGTCACCGAAGTGTCCGGGCGCGGCGTCGGCCTGGATGCGGTGCAGCACATGGTCCGCCAACTGCGCGGCGCCGTGGTGCTGGAGCAGGTGGCGGGGCAGGGCAGCCGCTTCTACCTGGAAGTGCCGTTGACCCTGTCGGTGGTGCGCAGCCTGGTGGTGGAAGTCGGCGAGGAAGCCTATGCCTTCCCGCTGGCGCACATCGAACGCATGTGCGACCTGGCGCCGGAGGATATTGTGCAGCTGGAAGGTCGCCAGCATTTCTGGCACGAAGGCCGGCATGTCGGCTTGGTGGCCGCCAGCCAGTTGTTGCAGCGCCCGCCGGGGCAGAGCAATGACGAAACCTTGAAGGTGGTGGTCATCCGCGAGCGCGATGCGGTGTATGGCATTGCGGTGGAACGTTTTATCGGCGAGCGCACCCTGGTGGTACTGCCGCTGGATGACCGCTTGGGCAAGGTCCAGGATATTTCCGCCGGTGCTTTGCTGGATGACGGCTCGGTGGTGTTGATTGTCGACGTCGAAGACATGCTGCGTTCGGTGGACAAATTGCTCAACACCGGGCGCCTGGAACGCATCGCACGGCGCAGCCAGCAGGCCACCGAAGCGCCGCGCAAGCGCGTGCTGGTGGTGGATGACTCGCTCACCGTGCGTGAGCTGCAACGCAAATTATTACTTAATCGTGGTTATGAAGTGGCGGTCGCGGTCGATGGCATGGATGGCTGGAACGCACTGCGCTCTGAAGACTTCGACCTGCTGATCACTGACATTGATATGCCTCGTATGGACGGGATCGAATTGGTCACACTCTTGCGCCGTGATAGTCGCCTGCAATCCTTGCCGGTGATGGTGGTGTCGTACAAGGATCGCGAAGAAGACCGCCGCCGTGGACTGGATGCCGGCGCCGACTATTATCTAGCTAAAGCCAGTTTCCATGACGACGCCTTGCTGGATGCCGTGATGGAACTGATTGGAGGCGCCCGGGCATGA
- a CDS encoding chemotaxis protein CheW, with translation MNNLDALDTAGLDLTLADTQAIDDCWNRIGIHGDKSCPLLAEHIHCRNCSVYSAAATRLLDRYALQQDDRQAYAPAEADEDIVTRSILMFRLGEEWLGIATRCLVEVAPLQPIHSLPHQRSRALLGVANVRGALVACLSLVELLGLDPASTGASGARVMPRMLIIAAQDGPVVVPVDEVDGIHAIDERALKAASASGTQASARFTQGVLQWKGRSLRWLDEAQLLSAVTRSLT, from the coding sequence ATGAATAACCTTGATGCGCTCGACACCGCAGGCCTGGACCTGACCCTGGCCGACACCCAAGCCATCGACGACTGCTGGAACCGTATCGGCATCCATGGCGACAAGTCCTGCCCGTTGCTCGCCGAACATATCCACTGCCGCAACTGCTCGGTGTATTCCGCCGCCGCCACGCGCCTGCTCGACCGCTACGCGTTGCAGCAGGACGACCGGCAGGCGTATGCACCCGCAGAAGCTGACGAAGACATCGTCACCCGTTCGATTCTGATGTTCCGTCTGGGTGAAGAGTGGCTGGGCATTGCCACCCGATGCCTGGTGGAGGTGGCCCCGCTGCAGCCGATTCACTCGTTGCCGCACCAGCGTTCCCGCGCATTACTGGGCGTTGCGAATGTGCGCGGCGCGCTGGTGGCGTGTTTGTCACTGGTGGAACTGCTCGGGCTGGACCCTGCCAGCACCGGCGCAAGCGGTGCGCGGGTGATGCCGCGCATGTTGATTATTGCTGCCCAGGACGGCCCGGTGGTGGTGCCGGTGGATGAAGTTGACGGCATCCATGCCATCGATGAGCGCGCCTTGAAGGCCGCGTCGGCCTCCGGCACCCAGGCCAGTGCGCGCTTCACCCAAGGCGTGTTGCAGTGGAAAGGCCGCAGCCTGCGTTGGCTGGACGAGGCGCAATTGTTGTCCGCCGTGACCCGGAGCCTCACATGA